One genomic segment of Lentisphaerota bacterium includes these proteins:
- a CDS encoding IS1634 family transposase — protein sequence MRGMYLKCHKRFKDGKEHRYWCIAESVRTRNGVSTRQVLYLGEINDSQRIQWCSAIEVVDGGGSGVRQMSLFPEDRVPPAGTVNPVRVRLDAMTLHRPRQWGGCWLSLELWNLLELEAFWGTHVADSRKGTRWTDVLAAIVTYRLLDPGSEWRMHREWFRNTAMADLLGCDASVAAKNTLYRCLAKLCEHKDELFKHLRERWGALFGATCDILLYDLTSTYFECDVPGASGLRRFGYSRDRRPDCVQVVIALVVTPDGLPVAYETMKGSTSDKTTLKDFLAKIERLYGKSGRTWIMDRGIPTEEVLGEMREAGTSYLVGTPRGRLTKLQREIAGQPWRKAREGIQVKTAAGTDGDTYVLTRSCGRRDKEQAMRRRRLRILLRRLGEITQMKDLAHDELVAKVAVARHEAGRSAGRAVDVRLPTAEAPFSFRLDRAKLRDVRRGEGTYLLRTNLPPENPEDLWKLYITLTEVEQAFKDLKNDLAIRPVYHQTDGQIEAHIFAGFLAYCLFATLKQRSRGLAPGLTPRAVLDKFKTVQMIDVHFPTTDGRTLVLPRYTQPDKDLQILLHRLDMRLPEQPPPRIEASAGD from the coding sequence CGCGGAGAGCGTGAGGACGCGCAACGGCGTCAGTACGCGACAGGTCCTTTATTTGGGCGAGATCAACGACTCCCAGCGGATTCAGTGGTGTTCTGCGATCGAGGTGGTTGACGGCGGGGGCTCGGGCGTGCGCCAAATGAGTCTGTTTCCCGAGGATCGCGTCCCGCCCGCCGGGACTGTGAACCCCGTGCGCGTTCGCCTCGACGCGATGACGCTGCACCGCCCGCGCCAATGGGGCGGCTGCTGGCTGTCCCTGGAACTCTGGAATCTGCTGGAGCTGGAGGCGTTCTGGGGTACGCACGTGGCAGACAGCCGGAAGGGGACACGCTGGACCGACGTGCTGGCGGCGATCGTGACCTACCGACTTCTCGACCCCGGGAGCGAATGGCGGATGCACCGGGAATGGTTCCGAAACACGGCGATGGCCGACCTCCTCGGATGCGACGCGAGTGTAGCCGCGAAGAACACGCTCTACCGCTGTCTCGCCAAGCTCTGCGAGCACAAAGACGAGCTCTTCAAGCACCTCCGCGAACGCTGGGGGGCGCTGTTCGGCGCGACATGCGACATCCTGTTGTACGACCTGACGAGCACCTACTTCGAGTGCGACGTCCCCGGGGCGTCCGGTCTCCGCCGCTTCGGGTACAGCCGCGACAGGCGCCCCGACTGCGTCCAGGTCGTCATCGCGCTCGTCGTGACTCCCGACGGGCTGCCCGTCGCCTATGAGACGATGAAGGGGAGCACGTCGGACAAGACCACGCTGAAGGACTTTCTGGCGAAGATCGAGAGGCTGTACGGCAAGTCGGGCCGGACCTGGATCATGGACCGCGGTATCCCCACCGAGGAGGTGCTCGGCGAGATGCGCGAGGCGGGAACGAGCTACCTCGTGGGGACGCCGCGCGGTCGGCTCACGAAGCTCCAGCGCGAGATCGCCGGCCAGCCCTGGCGGAAGGCCCGGGAGGGCATCCAGGTGAAAACCGCCGCAGGGACGGACGGCGACACGTATGTCCTGACCCGCAGCTGCGGCCGACGCGACAAGGAGCAGGCCATGCGCCGCCGGAGGCTCCGGATCCTGCTCCGGCGTCTCGGGGAGATCACCCAGATGAAGGACCTGGCCCACGACGAGCTGGTGGCAAAGGTCGCCGTGGCCAGGCATGAGGCGGGCCGCTCTGCGGGCCGCGCTGTGGACGTCAGACTGCCGACGGCCGAAGCGCCGTTCTCCTTCAGGCTGGACCGCGCGAAGCTCCGTGACGTGCGCAGGGGCGAGGGCACGTACCTGCTGCGGACGAATCTGCCACCGGAGAACCCCGAAGACCTCTGGAAACTCTACATCACGCTCACGGAGGTTGAGCAGGCCTTCAAGGATCTCAAGAACGACCTCGCCATCCGCCCGGTCTACCATCAGACCGACGGGCAGATCGAGGCGCACATCTTCGCCGGATTCCTCGCCTACTGCCTCTTTGCAACACTCAAGCAGCGCTCACGGGGGCTCGCTCCCGGCCTCACGCCGCGCGCCGTCTTGGACAAGTTCAAGACCGTGCAGATGATCGACGTCCACTTCCCAACGACTGACGGTAGAACGCTTGTACTCCCGCGTTACACACAGCCGGACAAGGATCTGCAGATCCTCCTCCACCGGCTCGATATGCGACTCCCCGAACAGCCGCCGCCCCGCATCGAGGCTTCTGCCGGGGACTGA